A portion of the Segatella copri DSM 18205 genome contains these proteins:
- a CDS encoding glycosyltransferase family 2 protein, which translates to MFSIAEQLNDFFDWISTLSFSSIVNTYWFLFFIEMPRYYILEYLVIGNRLMKRNQLDKEKEYAKYFLYRENPLISILVPGKNEGKHIFKMVNSLAEQTYRNYEIIVVDDGSDDDTKLICNDLYRAGYITHYLRLDTRGGKAAASNYGAQMARGKYIVCLDADSSLDRDALEKILLPFYIDGMVKGVGGCVKVRNYKETICSSLQAFEYLKRIQVGRIVTSELGIYHIISGAFGAFERKTLKEVGYWDIGPGLDGDLTQKIRKAGYKVKFAEDAICMTNVPTKWYKLYHQRIRWSRSLVRFRLRKHADILLPTKNWSILNWLSNMESVVFDCFLNFLWLWYIIKLAITFNTHIIEVLALGYFIRVCFSQLAFILVLMVSERKKDVWFLYRYLPLMSPYTGYFLRIARLSAHLQELFFRRSYKDAWNPEKTSRYAQLEGI; encoded by the coding sequence ATGTTTAGCATAGCAGAACAACTGAACGATTTCTTCGACTGGATCAGCACGCTATCGTTTAGCAGTATCGTGAATACCTACTGGTTCCTCTTCTTCATCGAGATGCCAAGATATTATATCCTGGAATATCTCGTAATCGGAAACCGACTGATGAAGAGAAACCAGTTAGATAAAGAGAAAGAATATGCCAAGTACTTCCTGTACCGCGAGAATCCGCTTATCAGCATCCTCGTACCGGGAAAGAACGAAGGCAAACATATATTCAAAATGGTGAACTCGCTGGCTGAGCAAACCTACCGCAACTACGAAATCATCGTGGTAGACGATGGTAGCGACGACGACACCAAACTGATTTGCAACGACCTCTACCGAGCCGGGTATATCACCCACTACCTGAGGTTGGATACAAGAGGCGGTAAAGCTGCCGCCAGCAACTATGGAGCCCAGATGGCAAGAGGCAAATACATCGTATGTCTGGATGCCGACTCTTCGCTCGACCGTGATGCACTGGAGAAGATTCTACTCCCCTTCTACATCGACGGAATGGTAAAGGGCGTAGGAGGATGTGTGAAAGTGCGCAACTACAAGGAGACCATCTGCTCATCGCTGCAGGCTTTCGAATACCTGAAGCGAATACAGGTGGGACGTATCGTAACCAGCGAACTGGGTATCTACCACATCATCTCGGGAGCATTCGGAGCCTTCGAAAGAAAGACACTGAAGGAAGTGGGATATTGGGACATAGGACCGGGACTGGACGGTGACCTGACACAGAAGATCCGCAAAGCCGGATATAAAGTGAAATTTGCCGAAGATGCCATCTGTATGACCAATGTTCCTACCAAATGGTACAAGCTGTATCATCAGCGCATCAGATGGTCGCGCTCGCTCGTGAGATTCCGTCTACGCAAGCATGCCGACATTCTGTTGCCTACAAAGAACTGGAGTATCCTTAACTGGTTATCCAATATGGAGAGTGTAGTTTTCGACTGCTTCCTCAATTTCCTGTGGTTGTGGTATATCATCAAGCTCGCCATCACGTTTAACACGCACATCATCGAGGTGCTGGCTCTGGGCTACTTTATCAGAGTATGCTTCTCGCAGCTTGCCTTCATCCTGGTGCTGATGGTTTCAGAAAGAAAGAAAGACGTGTGGTTCCTTTACAGATATCTGCCACTGATGTCACCTTATACAGGTTATTTCCTGCGTATCGCCCGTCTGTCGGCTCATCTGCAAGAGCTTTTCTTCCGCCGTTCATACAAGGACGCCTGGAACCCTGAGAAGACTTCACGCTATGCTCAGCTCGAAGGAATCTAA
- a CDS encoding thiamine phosphate synthase, which translates to MNKSLALAHFQTSFQFITHQNERFSYLEGAYLALIGGCDWVQLRMKGATDEEVEPIARKLKLACEGAGATFILDDRVELVKKLQIDGVHLGKNDMPVDEARKFLGDEFIIGGTANTFDDIRRLHEQGADYIGCGPFRYTTTKEKLSPVLGIEGYRQIIEQMRENKISLPMVAIGGLTPDDIDPLAELGIGVAMSGTILNAENPVTMTRQIHDKCFGLFIENLNHFFENQ; encoded by the coding sequence ATGAACAAGTCTTTAGCATTAGCTCATTTTCAGACGAGCTTTCAGTTTATCACGCATCAGAACGAGCGCTTCTCTTATCTCGAAGGAGCCTATCTGGCACTTATCGGAGGATGTGATTGGGTTCAGCTTCGCATGAAGGGGGCTACCGATGAAGAGGTTGAGCCTATAGCCCGTAAGTTGAAGTTGGCTTGTGAGGGTGCCGGTGCAACCTTTATCCTCGACGACCGTGTAGAACTGGTGAAGAAGTTACAGATAGATGGTGTACATCTGGGAAAGAATGATATGCCGGTTGATGAGGCCCGTAAGTTCCTGGGTGATGAATTCATTATCGGGGGAACAGCCAATACATTTGATGATATTCGTCGTTTGCATGAACAGGGGGCTGACTATATCGGTTGCGGTCCGTTCCGCTATACTACTACCAAGGAGAAACTCTCTCCGGTATTGGGTATAGAAGGTTATCGCCAGATTATTGAGCAGATGAGGGAGAATAAAATCTCTCTGCCTATGGTAGCCATCGGAGGTTTGACTCCAGACGATATAGATCCGCTTGCAGAATTGGGCATCGGTGTGGCAATGAGCGGTACCATCCTGAATGCGGAGAACCCTGTTACCATGACACGTCAGATTCATGACAAGTGTTTCGGATTATTCATCGAAAATCTCAATCATTTTTTTGAGAATCAGTAG
- the pflB gene encoding formate C-acetyltransferase, producing MKTEWRGFKGNMWQSEVNLRDFIQNNYTCYDGDESFLAEPTQATNTLWGMLKELQKEERAKGGVLDMETEIVSGLTAYGAAYIGEGTKDLEKVVGLQTDKPLKRAFMPYGGIKMAEQACTTYGYQPSEKLHEIFHKYCKTHNDGVFDAYTPEMKLVRHNHILTGLPDTYGRGRIVGDYRRVALYGIDFLIEEKKNDLANMGDREMIDDVIRLREEVAMQIKALKGLKEMAQLYGYDISQPAKNAREAVQWLYFGYLGAVKTQNGAAMSVGRISTFLDIYIQRDLNEGTLTEDEAQELIDHLVMKFRMVKFARIPSYNELFTGDPVWATLEVAGMGQDGRSMVTKNDFRFLHTLENMGPSPEPNLTVLYSSRLPKAFKHYASLISVKTSSIQYENDDVMRPVWGDDYSICCCVSATQTGKEMQFFGARANLAKCLTYAVSGGVDSKTREQCGPKYRAVEGDVLTYEEFMPRFMDMMDWLAGVYVKTLNLIHYMHDKYFYEAAELALIDTDVRRTFATGIAGFSHVVDSISAIKYAKVNIIRDETGFPLSFKTEGDFPRYGNDDERADEIAVWLLKTFMNMIKKHHTYRNSEPTTSILTITSNVVYGKYTSNMPDGRPAGAPLAPGANPSYGAEKNGLLASLNSVAKLPYEYALDGISNTQTISPGALGHNDEERAQTLVGVLDGYFNQGSHHLNVNVFGIDKLKDAMEHPEKEEYQNFTIRVSGYAVKFIDLTREQQLDVIARQAHERL from the coding sequence ATGAAAACAGAATGGAGAGGTTTCAAAGGAAACATGTGGCAGAGTGAAGTGAATCTTCGTGATTTCATTCAGAACAACTACACTTGTTATGACGGCGATGAGTCGTTCCTTGCAGAACCAACTCAAGCAACTAACACCCTTTGGGGTATGTTGAAGGAACTCCAGAAGGAGGAGCGCGCCAAGGGTGGTGTGCTTGATATGGAAACAGAAATCGTTTCAGGATTGACAGCTTATGGTGCTGCTTATATCGGTGAAGGTACAAAGGATTTGGAGAAAGTGGTAGGTCTGCAGACTGATAAACCTCTGAAGCGTGCCTTCATGCCTTACGGTGGTATCAAGATGGCGGAGCAGGCTTGTACAACATATGGCTATCAGCCATCTGAGAAGCTCCACGAAATCTTCCACAAGTATTGCAAAACTCATAATGATGGCGTATTCGATGCTTATACTCCAGAGATGAAACTCGTGCGTCATAACCACATTCTTACTGGTCTTCCTGATACATACGGTCGTGGACGTATCGTAGGTGACTACCGTCGTGTGGCTCTCTATGGTATCGACTTCCTCATCGAGGAGAAGAAGAACGACCTCGCTAACATGGGCGACCGTGAGATGATCGACGACGTTATCCGTCTCCGTGAAGAGGTTGCTATGCAGATTAAGGCGCTCAAGGGCTTGAAGGAGATGGCTCAGTTGTATGGTTACGACATCTCTCAGCCTGCTAAGAACGCTCGTGAGGCTGTTCAGTGGTTGTACTTCGGTTACCTCGGAGCTGTAAAGACTCAGAATGGTGCTGCGATGTCTGTAGGTCGTATCTCTACATTCCTCGACATCTATATCCAGCGCGACTTGAACGAGGGTACTCTTACCGAGGATGAGGCTCAGGAACTCATCGACCACTTGGTCATGAAGTTCCGTATGGTTAAGTTCGCCCGTATCCCTTCTTACAATGAGCTCTTCACAGGCGACCCAGTTTGGGCTACTCTCGAAGTAGCTGGTATGGGTCAGGATGGCCGCTCAATGGTTACCAAGAACGACTTCCGTTTCCTCCACACATTGGAGAACATGGGTCCTTCACCAGAGCCAAACTTGACTGTACTCTATAGCTCTCGCTTACCAAAGGCATTCAAGCACTACGCTTCTCTCATCTCTGTAAAGACAAGCTCTATCCAGTATGAGAACGATGACGTAATGCGCCCAGTTTGGGGTGACGACTATAGCATCTGCTGCTGTGTATCTGCTACACAGACAGGTAAGGAGATGCAGTTCTTCGGTGCACGTGCCAACTTGGCTAAGTGCTTGACCTACGCTGTATCTGGCGGTGTTGATTCAAAGACACGCGAGCAGTGCGGTCCTAAGTATCGCGCCGTTGAGGGTGATGTATTGACATACGAGGAGTTCATGCCACGTTTCATGGATATGATGGACTGGTTGGCTGGCGTTTATGTGAAGACATTGAACCTCATCCACTACATGCACGATAAGTACTTCTACGAGGCAGCAGAGTTGGCGCTCATCGATACAGATGTTCGTCGTACTTTCGCTACTGGTATCGCTGGTTTCAGCCACGTGGTTGACTCTATCTCAGCTATCAAGTATGCCAAGGTTAACATCATCCGTGATGAGACTGGTTTCCCTCTCAGCTTCAAGACCGAGGGCGACTTCCCACGTTACGGTAACGATGATGAGCGTGCTGATGAGATTGCAGTATGGTTGCTCAAGACCTTCATGAACATGATCAAGAAGCATCATACATACCGCAATTCAGAGCCTACTACATCTATCCTGACTATCACATCAAATGTAGTATACGGTAAGTACACCAGCAACATGCCTGATGGTCGTCCAGCCGGTGCTCCTTTGGCTCCAGGTGCTAACCCATCTTACGGTGCAGAGAAGAACGGTCTTTTGGCTTCATTGAACTCAGTAGCTAAGTTGCCATACGAGTATGCCCTCGATGGTATCTCTAATACTCAGACCATCAGTCCGGGTGCTCTGGGACATAACGATGAGGAGCGTGCCCAGACATTGGTAGGTGTATTGGACGGTTACTTCAACCAGGGTTCTCACCACTTGAACGTGAACGTATTCGGTATCGACAAGCTCAAGGATGCTATGGAGCACCCAGAGAAGGAAGAGTACCAGAACTTCACCATCCGTGTAAGTGGTTACGCTGTTAAGTTCATCGACTTGACACGTGAGCAGCAGCTCGACGTAATCGCTCGTCAGGCTCACGAGAGACTCTAA
- a CDS encoding formate--tetrahydrofolate ligase encodes MLTDIEIAKSVKLRPINEVAAELGIHEDQVENYGRYIAKITTDKIDTNKFKNHHLILVTAISPTKAGNGKTTVSVGLALGMQKIGKKAVVALREPSLGPCFGMKGGAAGGGYAQVLPMDKINLHFTGDFHAITEANNMISALLDNYRFQHEAEGFKLKKILWRRVMDVNDRGLRRIITGIGDKNGIETESGFDITPASEIMAIMCFATSIDDLRRRIDNILLGITEDDKPFTVKDMGVGGSIVALLLDALKPNLVQTTEGTPAFVHCGPFANIAHGCNSVMATAAALEYGDYAITEAGFGADLGAEKFYDIKCRKTGLQPDLTVLVVTLQALKMHGGVAQEDIKKPNIAGMEAGYWNLDKHVKNLQSFGQTVVIAFNKFATDTDEEIEVLRKHCEEMGCGFAVNSAFAEGGNGAIELANLVVKTIDERPSAPLYFAYDDNDSVEEKIEKVAFNLYGAGSVTLSDSAKAMIEEIKKLGAEKFPICIAKTQYSFSTDAKAYGPTEGFELHVRDITVNMGAEMIVVIAGPIMRMPGLPKSPQAERIDVVNGEITGLS; translated from the coding sequence ATGTTGACAGATATTGAAATAGCTAAATCAGTAAAATTGCGCCCTATCAATGAAGTGGCAGCAGAACTTGGAATCCATGAAGACCAAGTGGAAAACTACGGCCGTTACATCGCTAAGATTACTACGGACAAGATTGACACCAACAAGTTTAAGAATCACCATCTCATCCTTGTTACAGCTATCAGCCCTACAAAGGCTGGTAATGGTAAGACTACGGTATCTGTAGGTCTCGCCCTGGGTATGCAGAAGATTGGCAAGAAGGCTGTAGTAGCTCTTCGTGAACCATCTCTGGGTCCTTGCTTCGGCATGAAGGGTGGTGCTGCAGGTGGCGGTTACGCCCAGGTTTTGCCTATGGATAAGATTAATCTCCATTTCACCGGCGATTTCCATGCCATTACAGAGGCCAACAACATGATCTCTGCCCTTCTGGACAATTACCGTTTCCAGCACGAAGCAGAGGGTTTCAAGTTGAAGAAGATTCTCTGGCGTCGCGTCATGGATGTGAACGATAGAGGTTTGCGCCGCATTATCACCGGTATAGGAGATAAGAACGGCATCGAGACTGAGTCTGGTTTCGATATTACGCCAGCTTCTGAGATTATGGCTATCATGTGTTTCGCAACAAGCATCGATGATCTTCGTCGCCGTATCGATAATATCCTCCTGGGCATCACCGAGGACGACAAGCCATTTACCGTAAAGGATATGGGTGTAGGTGGCAGTATCGTAGCTCTCCTTCTCGATGCTTTGAAGCCAAATCTGGTTCAGACAACAGAGGGTACACCGGCATTTGTTCATTGCGGTCCTTTTGCCAACATTGCTCATGGCTGCAATTCCGTCATGGCTACAGCTGCTGCTCTTGAGTATGGCGACTATGCCATTACAGAGGCAGGATTCGGTGCAGATCTCGGTGCAGAGAAATTCTATGACATCAAATGCCGCAAGACAGGTTTGCAACCAGACCTCACTGTTCTCGTTGTTACCCTCCAGGCGTTGAAGATGCATGGTGGTGTAGCTCAGGAAGATATCAAGAAGCCAAACATCGCAGGAATGGAAGCCGGTTACTGGAACCTCGACAAGCACGTAAAGAACCTGCAGAGCTTTGGTCAGACTGTAGTGATTGCATTCAATAAGTTTGCAACCGATACAGATGAAGAAATTGAAGTATTGCGCAAGCATTGCGAGGAGATGGGTTGCGGTTTCGCCGTAAACAGCGCCTTTGCCGAAGGCGGAAACGGTGCCATTGAACTTGCCAACCTCGTAGTGAAGACCATTGATGAGCGTCCGTCAGCCCCTCTCTATTTTGCTTACGATGATAACGATAGCGTTGAGGAGAAGATAGAAAAGGTTGCATTCAATCTTTACGGAGCAGGCAGCGTGACTTTGAGCGATTCTGCCAAGGCGATGATTGAAGAGATCAAGAAGCTGGGTGCTGAAAAGTTCCCTATCTGTATTGCCAAGACTCAGTACAGTTTCTCTACCGATGCCAAGGCATATGGTCCTACAGAAGGTTTCGAGCTCCACGTTCGCGACATCACCGTAAATATGGGTGCAGAGATGATTGTAGTCATCGCTGGTCCTATCATGCGTATGCCGGGCTTACCAAAGAGCCCACAGGCTGAGCGCATTGATGTAGTAAACGGTGAGATTACAGGACTTTCATAA
- a CDS encoding DUF6722 family protein translates to MNLSKDGKRTLFAEASKFCLDIAKLVIGGVLLASIMKEDIDKVTLYMLGVLIVLFFTFLGFLFLIISKTIK, encoded by the coding sequence ATGAATTTATCAAAAGATGGGAAAAGGACTTTATTTGCTGAAGCGAGTAAGTTCTGTTTGGACATTGCTAAGTTAGTTATTGGTGGTGTTCTTCTGGCGAGCATCATGAAGGAAGATATTGATAAAGTAACTCTTTATATGTTAGGAGTTCTTATAGTCTTATTCTTTACCTTTTTGGGCTTCTTGTTTTTAATCATTTCTAAAACGATAAAATAA
- a CDS encoding response regulator: protein MEKNKVLIVDDISENIETISEMIKDFDIDVKTANGGKEAIELIDSFKPDVILLDLMMPHVNGWDVIDHVRSKYSKSEMVIIVVSLLSNKDNVDECYELGVNDYITKPIIKARLTSSLDAHLSNLARG, encoded by the coding sequence ATGGAAAAGAACAAAGTGCTAATCGTCGATGATATTTCAGAAAATATTGAAACTATCTCTGAAATGATAAAGGACTTTGACATCGACGTGAAAACTGCCAATGGCGGAAAAGAAGCCATTGAACTGATTGACTCATTCAAGCCGGACGTGATACTGCTCGACTTGATGATGCCACATGTAAATGGGTGGGACGTAATAGACCATGTACGCTCTAAATACTCGAAAAGTGAAATGGTCATCATCGTGGTTTCCCTGTTAAGCAACAAGGATAATGTGGATGAATGCTACGAGCTTGGAGTAAACGACTACATTACAAAGCCTATCATCAAAGCCCGTCTCACCAGTTCGCTAGACGCTCATCTAAGTAATCTTGCAAGAGGCTAA
- the pflA gene encoding pyruvate formate-lyase-activating protein, giving the protein MIFERMHKGFVHSIESFGSVDGPGIRFLIFLQGCPMRCQFCHNPDSWKTGVGEEWSADDLLDKAERFKSYWGDKGGITVSGGEALMQIDFLIELFEKAHQRGINTCLDTSAQPFRKEGAFFDKFERLMTVTDTVLLDIKHINDEEHRKLTRHSNVNILDCARYLSEIHKPVWIRHVLIPGITDKDVYLYQLRDFLSTLSNIERIDVLPYHTMGIYKYEKLGIAYPLEGIDPPTSDRIAHAEAILQEAL; this is encoded by the coding sequence ATGATCTTCGAAAGAATGCATAAGGGTTTTGTTCACAGCATAGAGAGCTTTGGTTCTGTAGATGGACCAGGCATCCGATTTTTGATTTTCCTGCAGGGGTGTCCGATGCGCTGCCAGTTCTGCCATAACCCGGATTCCTGGAAGACGGGAGTGGGAGAGGAATGGAGTGCCGATGACCTGCTGGATAAGGCAGAGCGATTCAAGAGTTATTGGGGTGACAAAGGCGGTATTACTGTAAGTGGTGGAGAAGCCCTGATGCAGATAGACTTTCTCATCGAACTTTTCGAGAAAGCCCATCAGCGTGGCATCAATACTTGTCTTGATACATCAGCGCAACCCTTCCGAAAAGAGGGTGCTTTCTTCGATAAATTCGAGCGTCTGATGACCGTTACTGATACTGTTCTTCTTGATATCAAGCATATCAACGATGAAGAGCATCGTAAACTCACCCGCCATTCTAATGTAAACATACTGGATTGTGCACGTTATTTAAGCGAGATACACAAACCAGTATGGATTCGTCACGTCCTGATTCCAGGTATTACCGACAAGGATGTATACCTCTATCAGTTGCGCGATTTCCTCTCTACACTCTCTAATATTGAGCGTATAGATGTCTTACCTTATCATACGATGGGTATCTACAAGTATGAGAAACTAGGTATTGCCTACCCGCTGGAAGGCATAGATCCTCCTACTAGTGATCGCATAGCTCATGCAGAAGCCATCTTGCAAGAGGCACTTTAG
- a CDS encoding nucleotide sugar dehydrogenase gives MINKSFEFKIGVIGLGYVGTPLACLFSKKYDTWGYDIKAEKVAKLAKSTMKDNRPVSKALEQGLKLTSNIDDLKKCNVYIIAVPTPVNKSNKPDISCVRNATAEVGKILKEGDIVVYESTVYPGLTEEVCAPLLASTSGLKLNQSFFVGFSPERINPGDTVHTIENIVKVTSGSTPEAAAIIDSLYASVLTHGTYRAKSIKIAEACKLMENCQRDVQIAFFNEMEKIFDKMNINIEDVTAAASTKWNFVPATPGLVGGHCIAVDPYYLINKAQEVDVVPSLLSTAREVNEQMAVWMAGKIKNASESRKFKVPETNVLILGFSFKPDSDDIRNTKVADLYINLVGAGYKTTLYDPLVDVKEVKEEYNIKVTDDPKVLEKKYQIVVIGTHHKMFDSINMNNLITDKGFICDIYGIHKPRN, from the coding sequence ATGATAAACAAGTCTTTTGAGTTTAAGATTGGAGTAATAGGATTGGGGTATGTAGGTACTCCACTAGCATGCTTATTCTCAAAGAAATACGATACATGGGGTTATGACATCAAAGCTGAGAAGGTAGCCAAGTTAGCCAAAAGCACGATGAAAGACAACAGACCTGTATCCAAAGCTTTGGAACAGGGACTGAAACTGACCAGTAATATTGATGACCTGAAGAAGTGTAACGTGTATATCATCGCTGTACCGACACCGGTGAACAAATCGAACAAACCAGACATCAGCTGCGTGCGCAATGCGACTGCTGAGGTTGGCAAGATTCTGAAAGAAGGTGATATCGTAGTCTACGAGAGTACCGTTTACCCAGGTCTGACAGAAGAGGTCTGTGCCCCATTACTGGCATCTACATCAGGATTGAAGTTGAACCAGAGTTTCTTTGTAGGCTTCTCGCCAGAGCGCATCAACCCGGGCGATACTGTTCATACCATAGAGAACATCGTGAAGGTTACCAGCGGTTCTACACCCGAAGCAGCAGCTATCATCGACAGCCTCTATGCTTCAGTACTTACCCATGGCACCTACAGGGCGAAGAGTATCAAAATAGCAGAGGCATGTAAACTGATGGAGAACTGCCAGAGAGACGTGCAGATAGCCTTCTTCAATGAGATGGAAAAGATTTTCGACAAGATGAACATCAACATCGAAGACGTAACGGCGGCAGCTAGCACAAAATGGAACTTCGTGCCAGCTACTCCAGGACTCGTTGGCGGCCACTGCATCGCAGTAGACCCATACTACCTGATTAACAAGGCACAGGAGGTTGACGTGGTACCATCGCTGCTCTCTACAGCCCGCGAGGTTAACGAGCAGATGGCGGTATGGATGGCAGGAAAGATAAAGAATGCATCTGAAAGCAGAAAATTCAAGGTTCCGGAGACTAACGTGCTGATTCTCGGCTTCTCGTTCAAGCCAGACAGCGATGATATCAGAAACACAAAAGTAGCCGATCTCTATATCAACCTGGTAGGAGCAGGTTACAAAACCACACTCTACGATCCATTGGTAGATGTAAAGGAAGTAAAAGAAGAATATAACATCAAGGTGACAGATGATCCTAAAGTTCTGGAAAAAAAGTATCAGATTGTGGTAATCGGTACTCATCACAAGATGTTCGACAGTATTAATATGAACAATCTAATCACTGATAAAGGATTCATATGCGACATCTACGGCATTCACAAGCCAAGAAACTAG
- a CDS encoding epoxyqueuosine reductase QueH, with the protein MKIPVEEQYKYVKLTLPDGSKAEGQAVLLHACCAPCSAAIVECMLRNGMKPTVYFSNSNIYPQQEYDVRKHELKRFLEAQNVPYVEDEYDHQEWLSVIRGLEDEPERGSRCSVCFQFRLSHAAKYAQEHGFHLLTTTLASSRWKNIRQIDTAGHLAVEAYPDVEWWDMNWRKGGLQNRRGELLRINEFYNQLYCGCEFSMR; encoded by the coding sequence ATGAAGATTCCTGTAGAAGAACAATATAAATATGTAAAACTTACTCTCCCGGATGGAAGCAAGGCTGAAGGTCAGGCTGTCTTGTTGCATGCCTGTTGTGCACCTTGTTCGGCGGCTATCGTAGAATGTATGCTTCGTAATGGCATGAAGCCTACAGTATATTTCAGTAACAGTAATATCTATCCTCAGCAGGAGTATGATGTCCGTAAACATGAACTGAAACGATTTCTGGAAGCCCAGAATGTACCTTATGTAGAGGATGAGTATGATCATCAGGAGTGGCTTTCTGTTATTAGGGGTTTAGAGGATGAGCCCGAGCGTGGCAGCCGTTGTTCTGTCTGCTTTCAGTTCCGCCTCTCTCATGCAGCCAAGTATGCGCAGGAGCATGGATTTCACCTTCTTACTACCACGTTGGCATCTTCGCGCTGGAAGAATATCAGGCAGATAGATACTGCCGGTCATCTTGCCGTTGAGGCTTATCCTGATGTAGAATGGTGGGATATGAATTGGCGGAAGGGCGGTTTGCAGAATCGCCGAGGTGAACTCTTGAGAATCAATGAATTCTATAATCAGTTATATTGTGGTTGCGAATTCAGTATGAGATAA